From Thermincola ferriacetica:
AAATCTCGTCGGTGCAAACTCGCCGAGTTTATGGCCGACCATTTCTTCGGTGATATATATCGGCACATGCTTCCGGCCGTCATGCACAGCAATGGTATGACCTACCATTTGTGGGAAAATGGTAGAACGGCGGGACCATGTCTTAATGACTTTCTTCTCGTTCTTTGCATTCATTTCTTCAATCTTTTTTAATAACTTGGGCTCTACATAAGGTCCTTTTTTTAATGACCTTGCCATTAATGTACCCCCTTCCCGATGTTTTAGCCAGGACTGTTACTTAGTCCGTCTCTTAATAATCATTTTATCTGAAGGCTTCTTCTTCCGTGTACGCGCTCCAAGAGCAGGTTTACCCCAGGGAGTTACCGGGTTACGCCCAACCGGAGAACGGCCTTCACCACCGCCGTGCGGGTGGTCGACAGGGTTCATAACAACACCGCGCACGGTAGGCCTTCTGCCTAACCAACGAGCCCGTCCGGCTTTTCCAATGGTAATGTTTTCATGTTCAAGGTTGCCAACCTGCCCGATGGTTGCTTTGCAATCTACATGGATCAGGCGAACTTCTCCGGACGGCATACGGACATGTGCATAATCCCCCTCTTTAGCCATTAGTTGGGCTGCCGCCCCTGCTGAGCGGACTAACTGAGCGCCTTTTCCGGGTTTTAACTCCACATTATGAATAACGGTACCAACCGGAATGTTTTTCAGGGGCAGGGCATTTCCGGTCTTAATATCGGC
This genomic window contains:
- the rpsS gene encoding 30S ribosomal protein S19 yields the protein MARSLKKGPYVEPKLLKKIEEMNAKNEKKVIKTWSRRSTIFPQMVGHTIAVHDGRKHVPIYITEEMVGHKLGEFAPTRFFKGHGAHTERSTALK
- the rplB gene encoding 50S ribosomal protein L2; the protein is MAVKKFKPTSPGRRFMTVADFSDITTDQPEKSLLEPLKSKAGRNNQGRISVRHRGGGHKRMYRIIDFKRDKDGIPAKVATIEYDPNRTSRIALLNYADGEKRYIIAPLGLKVGDEIISGPDADIKTGNALPLKNIPVGTVIHNVELKPGKGAQLVRSAGAAAQLMAKEGDYAHVRMPSGEVRLIHVDCKATIGQVGNLEHENITIGKAGRARWLGRRPTVRGVVMNPVDHPHGGGEGRSPVGRNPVTPWGKPALGARTRKKKPSDKMIIKRRTK